TCTCAGCTGCTGATAATGAATAGACCCTTAATCATTTACACTGCATAATGTCCAGTCAAGTTATGATCACCCTGGACTCATTAGTTGATGTGATTAAGAGCCAAGACTGTGAAGCTCATTGATCTGTACTTGTAGGTACTGGACAGTCCTAAAAAGAATGATCATAATTGTACAAATGGGACTTATACCGATGTGTATTGACAAATACAGATATTGAAAATAATCCATGATGAACAGGGAGAggtaatttgtttattattttttcatcgaGATGAACTTCCTTACAGTGTTTCCGGTTTTGAAACtgcgaaaatatatattatttattacctTTGATCAAAGTGTGTATGAATGATTAAACGAATGGGAAGAAGTAAAGGAAGAATATAGTAAACTGTCACAATATTAAACCATATCAGATTTATTAATAGATTTGATAAAGTATGTAATGGTATGTCAAAAACAAATTTATATTAAGTATTCATTTTACTTTTACCTTTATTTAAGATTTCTTACAGATATACAGATAACGAGATATCTCTCTTTTAATATTATCAAGAGTTATCTTATTAACAtgctatgaaaattaaaataattcataagaaACAAAAACTCTATTCTTACATtaattactatatattttaattaagcaaaattgtattttattgttaCATCCTTTGGAAAGTATTTCTAAAGGAGTTTGGACTCCCCTGTGGCCAAGACAGTGAATCCATCAACTCCCCTCTGGGAGACGATGACCTTTGTTCCTTCTGTCAGGTCGAAGTCTTTGGTGTTGATGGCGAAGGGCGTGAAGCAAAGACgcccttctctttcttcttcttcttcttcgaggatTCTGTGTTTGAGCCATTGTCCCTTCTCGTTGATGATCAGCATTTCGTAATGGGAGAAGGACCGCCCCTCTGTCGGGGTCAAGTGTTCGAAGCAGATGTTGACGTCTGCCATCAGCTGATTTGCATGTCTCTTCGTGTGGCGTGAAAGGATTGCCAGTTCTGATGAATATGGGAGAGATGAggcaaaattatcttattttatcttttcattatacgatacgtcaaaaatgacggctaaatacttagataaacatacacacgcacacacaaattcaaccttccccacccctccccctttcctaactacaacacagaagtttcagcaatttgtgggaaacTGGGGTTTTTAAGTATGACTACTACTCTCCCCGTTTatcgagagacggggagagactgaatagttatacgtttggcaatgccgctgagcgttacgggaaagaaatataagtatatgaaatttatttatgtttttatacatatagtCAGATACTCgatccttattatataggggagatatgtgtgtagtgtatgtgtgtaaaatttGTAATTGGACAAGTAGGAGATAGCAGTATATTGTCTACCAATTTTTAAACAATATCTATCTTAACATCACTACAGTAGCGTACATCAATCACATGGGTGGTTcagtagtggagttgacagaaattgcgaaGTTAATATTGGCCGAGGCTATATAAAACAATCTAACAATTATTGATCGTCATTTGAGCGGCAAACTAAACACCCAAGCGGATATGTTATCAAGAATATTGGACAAACAAgagtggatgttgtcaagaccgaTGTTCCGGTTTTTGGACTCGCTGTGGGGACCTCACAATAGACAGGTTCGCATCCGCGACATCTACAAAgctaccaatctacaacacaagatttctcACCCGAAATGTTATGAAGTTGGATGCTCTGTCACAAAAGGATTGGGAAAGGGAGAACAACTTTGTAAATTCACCTATAAGATTTTTAGATAGATGAAcaggtaatctttaatgaaaatggtagcatgtctataactattcatggtaataaaaatgatagtaagaggCATGGGTTTGTAGTTGATGTAGCACCTTCAAGTGAAATAAACTTACGTCCTGTTCGTACCAtgagatgttatttgtatagaacacagaactttagaaagcctaatggacctgtttttatatctttgaagaacccatatggtgctctatctagccaggctatcactaatatattaaatgaatctattgcTCTAGTTTACCGAGGAATGTTTACTCGGTAAAAGTTTCCGACCTTCAGGTGCTACCAAAGCTATCTCAGCAGGATTTGATCCTAATATGGTACAAAAAGTAGGTCGatggaaaaccagtacagtattttttgaACATTACGTACACATAGTTCCAAGGAATTTTGCTGATGATTTATTATCTATTAAAAACTCTACATCTtagtttgaatttttaaatgaCTCAAtattatgtgcaactattcaaaataataaagatattttattctgtcattcatgtttttcttttgcctattaacgtaagtttattaaagtgaagttacgacaaaagaaaaacatatttggtttgttgtagatgcgcagtgcttTATAGTCtttgagttatacaggatatgttGTCTATGTACAGTTATTGATGCCTatactatagagaaacagatacgtgcaactattcaaaataataaagttattttattttgccaattaacgtaagtttattaaaatactgtatgtatatgtatgtatatatatatatatatatatatatatatatatatatatatatatatatatataaatatatgtacacacaaatatatgtatacacacacatatacatatatatatatatatatatatatatatatatatatatatatatatatatatatatatacagtattttaataaacttacgttaattggcaaaataaaatacctttattattttgaatagttgcacatctaataataatggtatttttttatgaacaatgcccattttgagcatatatatatatatatatatatatatatatatatatatatatatatatttataaatataaatgctCACAATGGGCATTGTTCataaaaaataccatttttattaGATATCAAGTATGTCACCCAAGAACAAGAAATTAAGTTTTTGCAAATGAAAGACTTTAATGACTAATGCAATAGGAAACTGGGAAAGGGGAAGAAACTAGTATAATCTCGTAACGGGATGAGAAGATTGATTGTGGTATTCACTATTTAGCTCTCTCGAGTTTTGGTATTGCGTGCGCAAGCAAAGTTATGCGTACCGTGTTCACTAAAGCACATATGGAAATTGGTTATTATATAAATGCCCTTACCTGGTTCGGATGAACTTTTTTTCTCCTGTGGCTTGGATTCCACTTGTCCCAGTTCATTGTATGTGGCACCTGCAGCAGCTGTTTGGTGTGCCACGATGAGTGTGTATTTACCCGTTTCCGTGATTGGGAAATAGCCAAAACAGTAAGTTTCAAGATTGGCGCAGTCAATAGCTATTGAATCAACGAGAACCGTGCCATCATCTTTCGTTAAAGTTAGTAGGTATGCAGGTGTTTCTGGAGTTGGTTTTTCTGTAGATTCGTCGTCAAGTATTTTCCATCTGCCTTCTATTATGTCGTCACCAAGTATAGTAGCGTACAATTCACGATCTGgacaccccccaaaaaaagaaaaaaaaattaaaatgttttcgtTCACCTTTATTTTATCTTGTTACGAAAAAAATGTATTTACAATCCTCTTTGactttttcttatatgaaaaaaagTCAAATAGAAATTTAATGTTTGAACTAATTTAGTTCAATGTTCAGCTTACCAAATGATATAGGTTCTTATATATGGTTTCGAAGTACACCCATGATATATTTATCTTGCCGGGCTAGTGTTTATATCCACATTAACAGCATCATACACCAgtatgattatttatattttcctttattaatccttatgttgttaatattttcatttataacccCTCTTGAGTTGACATCCCTTGTGTGTTTCACACGTAGCTTAGAAAACAGTTCTCAAGCAGTTTCCAAATTctaactagagttctcttgcttgaggatacactgtggctcactattctatcatattactcctcctttttaaagtttttatagtttatatatgaatgattcattttaatgttgttactgttcttaaaatattttattctagttgtccattacttctctcgtaatttatttatttctttatttcctttcctcactggactatttttccctgttggcgcgcttgggcttatagcatcctgcttttccaactagggttgtagcttagctaataataataataataataataataataataataataataataataataatgataataataaataataataaataataataataatagctattcgTAGAATTTAATTATACAGTCAAACCTACATAAATGTGATGTACACATCGGAGAATTGAAATTGCATGTTCTAACTATAATTTAGATCAATTTTATTTTTCacgtttttcatttcttttcaagtTTCACTCCCAAAATTCATAATAGGAACCCCGCATAAAGAAAAGAATAGTATGACAGCAACTTCTCTTCGCTAAAAAGGACATACAAAAGTCTAGATACCTAATTGATTCTGCCTGAATTTATGTTATAAAGACTCCTTTGAAAACAgtttcttccaatatatatatatatatatatatatatatatatatatatatgatattttttgcacatttagacgtgttttttcatattcaaatacgccatatatatttttgctacattaatgtctggattctcttaacgacctcggggtcaaagccccagccgaaatcacacaaagacaagagcttctgaccggccgcgaatcgatccctggtccggcaaacttttagagacggtgactaaaccacttggcttgtctttgtgtgatttcgcctggggctttgatcccgagttcgttaagagaatccagacattaatgtagcaaaaatatatatggcttatttggatatatatatatatatatatatatatatatatatatatatatatatatatatatatatatacatacatatatatatatatatatatatatatatatatatatatatatacatatacatatacatatatatatatatatatatatatatatatacatatatatatatatatatatatatatttatatatatatatatatatatatatataatatatatatatatatatatatatatatatatatatatatatatatatatatatatatatataaaactaattctaACACTTCCCAGTAGTTTGAAAATACTGCTCAACTGGGCCTTTCTTTCTCCTTAAACTATATTTCCTTTACTGAATCTTTATTTCTCCTTAAACTATATTTCCTTTACTgaatctttctttctccttaaactatatttcctttactgaatctttctttctccttaaactatatttcctttactgaatctttctttctccttaaacTATATTTACTTTACTGAATCTTTCTTTCTCCTTGAACTATTTCCTTTAGTgaatctttctttctccttaaacTATATTTCCATTACTGAATCTTTCTTTCTCCTTGAACTATTTCCTTTAGTgaatctttctttctccttaaacTATATTTCCTATACTGAATCTTTATTTCTCCTTAATGTATATTTCCTTTACTgaatctttctttctccttaaacTATATTTCCTTTACTGAATCTTTATTTCTCCTTAAACTATATTTCCTTTACTgaatctttctttctccttaaactatatttcctttactgaatctttctttctccttaaagCAGTTCATTTACTgaatctttctttctccttaaacTATATTTCCTTTACTGAATCTTTATTTCTCCTTAAACTATATTTCCATTACTgaatctttctttctccttaaagCAGTTCATTTACTgaatctttctttctccttaaactatatttcctttactgaatctttctttctccttaaacTATATTTACATTACTGAATCTTTCTTTCTCCTTGAACTATATTTCCTTTACTGAATCTTTATTTCTCCTTAAACTATATTTACATTACTgaatctttctttctccttaaacTATATTTCCTTTACTGAATCTTTATTTCACCTTAAACTATATTTCCTTTACTgaatctttctttctccttaaactatatttcctttactgaatctttctttctccttaaagCAGTTCATTTACTGAATCTTTATTTCTCCTTAAACTATATTTCCTTTACTgaatctttctttctccttaaactatatttcctttactgaatctttctttctccttaaagCAGTTCATTTACTgaatctttctttctccttaaacTATATTTCCTTTACTGAATCTTTATTTCTCCTTAAACTATATTTCCATTACTgaatctttctttctccttaaagCAGTTCATTTACTgaatctttctttctccttaaactatatttcctttactgaatctttctttctccttaaacTATATTTACATTACTGAATCTTTCTTTCTCCTTGAACTATATTTCCTTTACTGaatctttatttttccttaaaCTATATTTACATTACTgaatctttctttctccttaaacTATATTTCCTTTACTGAATCTTTATTTCACCTTAAACTATATTTCCTTTACTgaatctttctttctccttaaacTATATTTCCTTTACTGAATCTTTATTTCTCCTTAAACTATATTTCCTTTACTgaatctttctttctccttaaactatatttcctttactgaatctttctttctccttaaagCAGTTCATTTACTGAATCTTTCTTTCTCCTTGAACTATATTTCCTTTACTGAATCTTTATTTCTCCTTAAACTATATTTCCATTACTgaatctttctttctccttaaagCAGTTCATTTACTgaatctttctttctccttaaactatatttcctttactgaatctttctttctccttaaacTATATTTACATTACTGAATCTTTCTTCCTCCttaaattatatttcctttactgaatctttctttctccttaaacTATATTTCCTTTTCTGAATCTTTCTTTCTCCTTGAACTATATTTCCATTACTgaatctttctttctccttaaacCAGTTCCTTTACTGTATCTTTCTTTATCCTTAAACTATATTTACTTTACTGAATCTTTCTTTCTCCTTGAACTATTTCCTTTAGTgaatctttctttctccttaaacTATATTTCCAttactgaatctttttttttctccttaaacCAGTTCCTTTACTGAATCTTTCTTTATCCTTAAACTATACTTACGTTACTgaatctttctttctccttaaacTATATTTCCTTTACTGAATCTTTATTTCTCCTTATACTATATATTCTTTACTGAATCTTTCTCCTTATACTATATATTCTTTACTGAATCTTTCTTTCTCCTTATACTATATATTCTTTACTGAATCTTTCTCCTTATACTatatattctttactgattctttCTTTCTCCTTATACTATATATTCTTTACTGAATCCTTCTTTCTCCTTAGACTATATATTCTTTACTGAATCTTCATTTCTCCTTATACTATATATTCTTTACTGAATCTTTCTTTCTCCTTATACTATATATTCTTTACTGAATCTTTCTTTCTCCTTATACTATATATTCTTTACTGAATCTTTCTCCTTATACTATATATTCTTTACTGAATCTTTCTTTCTCCTTATACTATATATTCTTTACTGAATCCTTCTTTCTCCTTAGACTATATATTCTTTACTGAATCTTCATTTCTCCTTATACTATATATTCTTTACTGAATCTTTCTTTCTCCTTATACTATATATTCTTTACTGAATCTTTCTTTCTCCTTATACTATATATTCCTTACTGAAGCTCTTTGTCTctgtaaactattttatttcactGAAATTACTATGGTTCTGTCTTTCTTCACAGtaagcttctttttttttcattgcaaataaTCACTGCGAAATTATTAAAAGGTGTTATTGCTTTTTTGTCATTCAGAAAAATTACACATAATAGATTATGAAAATATTCAGTAACAGCTAGCTATCTTTTAACGAGGCAAATTCAGCTCATTGAGTTACCACAAgcagttgtggtggcctgttggtaacggccttgcctggtgattaccagactggtgttcgagtcccactcaaaatcattagtttctttggttattgcaacctcaccatcctaatgaTCTAAGAATGGGGtatttggcggagcctataggtctatctgccgagtcttcagcagccattgcctgaacctccctagtcctagcttggtaggagagggggattgggcgctgatcatatgtatatatggtcagtctctagggcatcttcctggtttatagggcagtgtcactgtcccttgcctctgccattcatgagcggcctttaaaccttaaaccttatagAGCACAGTTATGTTAGAAGACCCGTTGTTTACCCATAGTATTTTTTCAGTGTTCTTtgtgataaaaaatatattgataaaatacttTAAACACCTCTGTTTCAGTCAAGATTATTAATGCATTTCTTATTTGTTACAaactttaatgttactgctcttaaaatattttatattaatgactcatttcttctcttgcagtttttttttttttttttcttcgtatccTCACAGCGCTAgttttccctttggagcccttgggcttttccaactagggttgtagtttagataataataataataatgataataataataatagtaataataataataataataataataataataataataatgatgatgatgatgatgatgatgatgataattaataataataataataataataataataataataatgatgatgatgatgataattaataataataataataataatgataataataataataataatgattaacaacaacaacaacaataataataataataataataataataataatgattaacaacaacaataataataataataataataataataataataataataataatatcctcctggctagtacagtggcaacgcgtTCGCCAAGCATTTGCATGTCAGCAGATCTTTCCCAGCTCGTGACTTTAACCGAATAGATACTATTTTATCTAGTCATTTCGTTTTTAACATTCCATACACCCTTTACCATTTTCAACATAGCAGACCACAGCAACGTCAGATCTCCACTGATGGAATCCCtgtgtttttattcttttcatatcatttttataaattaatttctattctTATGTTCAACCACAAAATTCTGGGGAATTTTTACCCAAAATTCTGGGGAATTTTGACCCAAAATTCTGGGGAATTTTGACCCAAAATTCTGGGGAATTTTGACCCAAAATTCTGGGGAATTTTGACCCAAAATTCTAGGGAATTTTGACCCAAAATTCTGGGGAATTTTGACCCAAAATTCTGGGAATTTGACAACGAAAGGTCTATAATTGTTAGCCGTTTCCgtttaattcaatattttctagATTATCATCCTTTTCATCTTTTTCACCCTCCATAAAATATATTAGAGAACTATCATGAATTTCGTAAAATTCCAACTTAAGATAATATTTATCTAGAAGAGCAAGTACCTGTCCCTGGATGTTAGCTTTTAATCTTTCATCACTACTGTCAAAACAATTATCGATGTTTAGAAAAAGCAGATGCACTGGAAGGTGAACAAGCATATGGATTGTTTATTAAAAGAAGCACTATATTTTGATGGAGGAGTATGCAGAAAGGTTGTGGAATGTATAAACTAAAATGGCAACAGAATGTGTTAATGAGAAAAGATGGAATAGATTAAAGACGTATAAAATTCATAGCTTACCCTTAATAATAGCACTGTTTGTAGTCCATACTTTACCATCGGAGCTTAAAAGGATGATTAAATTGTGAGTTTCGGTACCGGGAAAGGACCCACTAATTTTGTTGCCTTCACCTTTATTGGTGAGTTGGTTTTTACTAGTGTCGGTATAATATGCGATGACGTCTAATGTGGGTATCGTTGAATGGTCGGCATCGAACTTTAGTTTTATTGTAGCAGATTTGGCGTCGTTATAACTGAGAATCACAGAGTTCAAATCCCCTGTAACAAAAGAAAGTCGTAAACGTAGAAATTAAAAAGGAAGATATGCATATGCGTGCTCCCACACACAAACatctctttataataaagagcaagtgtcaatatatatatatatatatatatatatatatatatatatatatatatatatatatatatatatatattattcaaacacACATATTGTAAATGTGTGTATTGtgtatgaatatgaaatatatatttgtatatgtatgcgtctctctctctctctctctctctctctctctctctctctctctctctctctctctctctctatatatatatatatatatatatatatatatatgtgtgtgtgtgtgtgtgtgtgtatatatatatatatgcatacacatatgtacatatacatgtgtacgtCTACTGTGCATGAATAAGAAAGTGTGTAttcccccaccccctctctctctctctctctctctctctctctctctctctctctctctctctctctctctctcttaattccattttctttgtaaataaaaaGAGGAATGTATACCTGTGTTTACTGAATCGCATAACCAAAATTTACTTAAAGTCGATTGGTGTCTTATGgagatgaagttaaaccctaataaaatacaagataaagTTGCCATTAGGTATAGGAT
The nucleotide sequence above comes from Palaemon carinicauda isolate YSFRI2023 chromosome 2, ASM3689809v2, whole genome shotgun sequence. Encoded proteins:
- the LOC137628952 gene encoding uncharacterized protein isoform X1, which translates into the protein MKWLKITAVFVLMTLVKSGPTRNEAQDLDALSLNKIEKKDDGNLLFTLSAQTKPTSDHLILQVKGAIETPFHSLPPLGSFESYTFENVLTQYSGKEVEFEILVNDAKDVPLDSIHIPTFKYPRFPEDTLKSILINDGGLPPKQLLRLEGDMGDMTIEGGTCVSKEKTQYCSFSSTVTKYVPCDNTIPVCDKVLGPTTTDPATEGDLNSVILSYNDAKSATIKLKFDADHSTIPTLDVIAYYTDTSKNQLTNKGEGNKISGSFPGTETHNLIILLSSDGKVWTTNSAIIKDRELYATILGDDIIEGRWKILDDESTEKPTPETPAYLLTLTKDDGTVLVDSIAIDCANLETYCFGYFPITETGKYTLIVAHQTAAAGATYNELGQVESKPQEKKSSSEPELAILSRHTKRHANQLMADVNICFEHLTPTEGRSFSHYEMLIINEKGQWLKHRILEEEEEEREGRLCFTPFAINTKDFDLTEGTKVIVSQRGVDGFTVLATGESKLL
- the LOC137628952 gene encoding uncharacterized protein isoform X2, coding for MKWLKITAVFVLMTLVKSGPTRNEAQDLGFPEDTLKSILINDGGLPPKQLLRLEGDMGDMTIEGGTCVSKEKTQYCSFSSTVTKYVPCDNTIPVCDKVLGPTTTDPATEGDLNSVILSYNDAKSATIKLKFDADHSTIPTLDVIAYYTDTSKNQLTNKGEGNKISGSFPGTETHNLIILLSSDGKVWTTNSAIIKDRELYATILGDDIIEGRWKILDDESTEKPTPETPAYLLTLTKDDGTVLVDSIAIDCANLETYCFGYFPITETGKYTLIVAHQTAAAGATYNELGQVESKPQEKKSSSEPELAILSRHTKRHANQLMADVNICFEHLTPTEGRSFSHYEMLIINEKGQWLKHRILEEEEEEREGRLCFTPFAINTKDFDLTEGTKVIVSQRGVDGFTVLATGESKLL